A window of Campylobacter pinnipediorum subsp. pinnipediorum contains these coding sequences:
- a CDS encoding ComF family protein translates to MRCFKCGAFTIFTFCKVCSKFLYNPTISIREIDGFKIYSFYNYSEIKDLIISKHKIHGRYIFNNLAKLSFEKFAINFKSQALINAIPIDDKNTDGYSHTAILAKSLNSKQIKPLFHTLHSTNNITYSGKDLKFRKNNPRNFKLLKNIKNPVILIDDIVTTGSTIMEAKNFLEKNGVNVLCAIVLSDARY, encoded by the coding sequence ATGCGTTGCTTTAAATGTGGCGCATTTACCATTTTTACATTTTGTAAAGTTTGCTCAAAATTTCTATACAATCCGACTATAAGCATACGGGAAATAGATGGTTTTAAAATTTATAGTTTTTACAATTATTCTGAGATAAAAGACCTAATCATATCAAAACATAAAATTCACGGAAGATATATCTTTAACAACCTAGCAAAACTTAGTTTTGAAAAATTTGCTATAAATTTTAAATCACAAGCATTAATAAATGCAATACCCATAGATGACAAAAATACCGATGGATACTCGCATACAGCCATACTTGCAAAAAGCTTAAATTCCAAACAAATCAAGCCCTTGTTTCATACTTTACATTCAACAAACAATATAACTTATAGTGGGAAAGATTTAAAATTTCGTAAAAATAATCCAAGAAATTTTAAACTCTTAAAAAATATAAAAAATCCAGTAATACTCATAGACGATATAGTTACGACTGGGTCTACTATAATGGAAGCTAAGAATTTTTTAGAAAAAAATGGCGTAAATGTTTTATGCGCCATAGTTTTATCTGACGCAAGATATTAG
- the lepA gene encoding translation elongation factor 4 — protein sequence MKNIRNFSIIAHIDHGKSTLADRLIQECGAVSDRQMSSQIMDTMDIEKERGITIKAQSVRLNYKNKDGEFILNLIDTPGHVDFSYEVSRSLASCEGALLVVDASQGVEAQTIANVYIALEHNLEIIPVINKIDLPAADPERVKDEIEHIIGLDCTNAIEVSAKSGIGISDLLEAIVSRIPAPVTDESLPTKALIYDSWFDNYLGALALVRVYDGKISKNDEILVMGTNKKHTVLDLMYPNPIAPIKTTSINAGEVGIVILGLKNVSDVQVGDTITMSKNPTKEPIGGFERAKPFVFAGIYPIDTDKFEDLRDALDKLKLNDSSISYEPETSIALGFGFRVGFLGLLHMEVIKERLEREFGLDLIATAPTVTYEIVQTDGTILKIQNPSELPAVNKIEQIKEPYVKSTIITPTDFLGNIITLLNNRRGIQTKMDYITPERVLLEYDIPMNEIVMDFYDKLKSATKGYASFDYEPSEYRAGDLVKLDVRVAGEIVDALSIIVPESKAATKGRDFVKAMKEIVPRQLFEVAIQASIGNKVIARENVKSMGKNVTAKCYGGDITRKRKLLEKQKEGKKRMKAIGKVHLPQEAFLSVLKID from the coding sequence ATGAAAAATATAAGAAATTTTAGTATTATAGCACATATAGATCACGGAAAAAGCACACTTGCTGATAGACTAATCCAAGAATGCGGAGCCGTTAGCGATAGACAAATGAGCTCTCAGATAATGGATACAATGGATATAGAAAAAGAGCGTGGAATAACAATAAAAGCACAAAGTGTAAGACTTAATTATAAAAACAAAGATGGTGAGTTTATACTAAACCTAATAGACACTCCGGGACACGTTGATTTTAGCTATGAAGTAAGTAGAAGCTTGGCAAGTTGTGAGGGTGCTCTTTTGGTTGTAGATGCTTCACAAGGCGTTGAAGCACAGACCATTGCAAATGTATATATAGCACTTGAACATAATCTTGAAATAATACCCGTAATAAATAAAATAGACCTACCAGCAGCAGATCCTGAACGAGTAAAAGATGAGATAGAACATATCATAGGGCTTGATTGCACAAATGCGATAGAAGTAAGTGCAAAATCAGGTATAGGCATAAGTGACTTGCTTGAAGCGATAGTTTCAAGGATACCAGCTCCGGTTACAGATGAGAGTTTGCCTACAAAAGCCCTTATATATGACAGCTGGTTTGATAACTATCTTGGAGCTTTGGCATTGGTTAGGGTATATGATGGCAAGATTTCAAAAAATGATGAAATTCTTGTTATGGGAACAAATAAAAAACATACGGTTTTAGACCTAATGTATCCAAATCCAATAGCACCTATAAAAACCACTTCTATAAATGCTGGCGAGGTCGGTATTGTTATTTTAGGACTTAAAAATGTTAGTGATGTTCAAGTTGGCGACACTATAACCATGTCAAAAAACCCAACAAAAGAGCCAATTGGTGGATTTGAAAGAGCAAAACCATTTGTCTTTGCTGGAATTTACCCGATAGACACTGATAAATTTGAAGACCTTAGAGATGCACTTGATAAGCTAAAACTAAATGATAGCTCGATAAGCTATGAACCAGAAACATCGATAGCACTTGGTTTTGGATTTAGAGTTGGCTTTTTGGGGCTTTTACATATGGAAGTTATCAAAGAAAGACTTGAAAGAGAGTTTGGACTTGATCTTATAGCAACAGCTCCAACAGTTACTTACGAGATAGTTCAAACAGATGGCACAATACTAAAAATACAAAATCCAAGCGAGCTACCCGCTGTAAATAAAATAGAACAGATAAAAGAACCTTATGTAAAATCAACAATTATAACACCTACTGATTTTTTAGGAAATATCATAACTCTTCTAAACAACAGAAGAGGCATTCAAACAAAGATGGATTATATAACACCTGAAAGAGTTTTATTAGAATACGATATTCCTATGAATGAGATTGTGATGGATTTTTACGACAAGCTAAAATCGGCTACAAAAGGGTATGCTAGTTTTGACTATGAACCAAGCGAATATAGAGCTGGGGATCTCGTAAAACTAGATGTAAGAGTGGCTGGAGAGATAGTTGATGCACTATCCATAATAGTGCCTGAAAGCAAAGCCGCCACAAAAGGAAGAGATTTTGTAAAAGCTATGAAAGAGATAGTTCCGCGCCAACTTTTTGAAGTAGCAATACAAGCTAGTATAGGCAACAAAGTCATAGCAAGAGAAAATGTAAAATCAATGGGCAAAAATGTAACGGCAAAATGCTACGGCGGGGATATAACAAGAAAAAGAAAACTTCTTGAAAAGCAAAAAGAAGGTAAAAAAAGAATGAAAGCTATCGGTAAAGTTCATTTACCACAAGAAGCATTCCTGAGCGTTTTAAAGATAGATTAA
- the rplT gene encoding 50S ribosomal protein L20 encodes MARVKTGVVRRRRHKKVLKLARGFFSARHKHFRKAKEQLERSLVYAYRDRRQKKRDFRRLWIVRINAACRLNDISYSRFISGLKKAGIELDRKILADLAMNDAKAFQTLANNAKDALK; translated from the coding sequence ATGGCAAGAGTAAAAACAGGCGTAGTAAGAAGAAGACGCCATAAAAAAGTTTTAAAACTTGCGCGTGGTTTTTTCAGCGCGAGACACAAACACTTTAGAAAAGCTAAAGAACAACTTGAAAGAAGTTTAGTTTATGCATACCGCGATAGACGTCAGAAGAAGAGAGATTTCCGTCGTTTATGGATAGTTCGTATAAATGCTGCTTGCAGACTTAACGATATAAGCTACTCAAGATTTATAAGTGGCTTGAAGAAAGCAGGCATAGAGCTTGATAGAAAAATTTTAGCTGATTTAGCTATGAATGATGCAAAAGCATTCCAAACACTCGCTAATAACGCAAAAGACGCTTTAAAATAA
- the rpmI gene encoding 50S ribosomal protein L35 — protein MPKMKTVRGAAKRFKVGKNKIKRGSAFRSHILTKKPSKRMRDLRQPQYVDSTNVKAVKKMLGV, from the coding sequence ATGCCAAAAATGAAAACCGTTCGCGGTGCTGCTAAACGCTTTAAAGTGGGTAAAAACAAGATAAAAAGAGGCTCTGCTTTTAGAAGCCATATCTTGACAAAAAAACCAAGTAAGCGTATGAGAGATTTGCGCCAACCACAATATGTGGATAGCACAAATGTCAAAGCAGTTAAGAAGATGCTAGGAGTTTGA